GACGGGGTTTCTATAATTGAATGGGCGGACAGGCTTATGCATCTTTTACCGCAGGAATTCCTGAAGGTGGAATTGCGCGTTTCAGGCGAGAGTAAGAGGCGCTTCAAATTCACGGCCCGGGGCAAAAGGCATAAGGAACTTTTGGAGAAGATAAATGCGGATATTGGCTCTTGATACTTCAACTAAGGTTTTAGCGCTTGGGGCTTATGACAACGGCCGCGTATGCGAATATAACCTGGAGACCGGGGCGCGTCTTTCCGGACTGCTTATCCCGTCAATAAAAAGGGTGCTGGCTGCTTTGGGCTGGAAGATGCCCGATATTGAATATTTCGCCTGTGGTTTGGGCCCGGGTTCTTTTACCGGCGTGAGGGTGGGTATGGCCTGCGTCAAAGCTATGGCCTGGTCGTTGAATAAGCCTACAGCCGGCATATCCAGCCTGGACATATTAGCTATGAACGCTCAGGCCGAAGACGCGTTTGTTATCCCTGCGGTTGACGCGAAAAGAGGCCTTGTTTATTCCGGCGTTTACCGGTCCAA
This region of Candidatus Omnitrophota bacterium genomic DNA includes:
- the tsaB gene encoding tRNA (adenosine(37)-N6)-threonylcarbamoyltransferase complex dimerization subunit type 1 TsaB — encoded protein: MRILALDTSTKVLALGAYDNGRVCEYNLETGARLSGLLIPSIKRVLAALGWKMPDIEYFACGLGPGSFTGVRVGMACVKAMAWSLNKPTAGISSLDILAMNAQAEDAFVIPAVDAKRGLVYSGVYRSKNGVLKKSAPYMLLSPANLASRIKTKTVSPSGENVVILGDAAGLYKEEFLRLMPKARILDKDYWSIRAGNMISLALEKIRQKELSGPFDLNPVYLYPPECQIRKLKG